A window of the Candidatus Omnitrophota bacterium genome harbors these coding sequences:
- a CDS encoding VWA domain-containing protein yields MLIQNPINFLLIPVAAGIIYYSLRKNKSPGIRFSSERFLTIGSPTFKTLSSRYIWVLRLLVFVFLALALVRFRVPIEESKIQTEGIDIILCLDTSTSMLAEDFTLRGRRANRLDVVKDVVENFIQGRKNDRIGIVAFAARAYTASPLTLDYGWLLENLKRVKIGMIEDGTAIGSGLSVALKRLENTKAKSKIVILLTDGINNAGKISPSLAAEAAKALKVKVYTIGAGTKGMAPYPMKDFFGNTVYQPVKIDIDEDSLINIASKTEGKYFRATDTKSLKEIYAEIDHMEKSPIEEKGYMEYRELFPIFLTIAMALLLLEVLLRNTILRRIP; encoded by the coding sequence ATGCTTATTCAAAATCCCATAAATTTTTTATTAATTCCCGTTGCGGCGGGGATTATCTATTATTCTTTACGCAAGAATAAATCTCCCGGAATCCGGTTTTCTTCGGAGAGGTTTCTAACCATAGGCAGCCCTACTTTTAAAACCCTTTCTAGCCGTTATATATGGGTTTTACGCCTATTGGTGTTTGTGTTCCTGGCTCTTGCCTTAGTTAGGTTTCGAGTGCCCATTGAAGAATCAAAGATTCAGACCGAAGGCATTGACATTATACTTTGCTTGGATACCTCAACCAGTATGCTGGCAGAGGATTTTACTCTGCGAGGCAGGCGGGCAAACCGTTTAGATGTAGTAAAAGATGTGGTGGAAAACTTTATTCAGGGAAGGAAAAATGACCGCATCGGCATTGTTGCCTTCGCTGCCCGCGCCTATACCGCAAGCCCCTTAACGCTTGATTACGGCTGGCTGCTTGAGAACCTTAAGCGCGTTAAAATCGGCATGATCGAAGACGGCACGGCTATCGGCTCGGGCTTATCAGTTGCCCTCAAGCGGCTGGAAAATACCAAAGCAAAAAGTAAAATCGTAATTCTTTTAACTGACGGTATAAACAATGCAGGAAAAATCTCGCCTTCTTTGGCAGCCGAGGCTGCTAAGGCTTTAAAGGTGAAAGTGTATACTATCGGCGCCGGCACTAAGGGTATGGCGCCGTACCCGATGAAAGACTTCTTTGGCAATACTGTGTATCAGCCGGTAAAAATAGATATTGATGAGGATAGTCTGATAAATATCGCATCCAAGACAGAAGGCAAATATTTCCGCGCTACAGATACAAAATCATTAAAAGAAATTTATGCCGAAATTGACCATATGGAAAAAAGCCCTATTGAAGAAAAGGGATATATGGAATACCGGGAATTGTTCCCGATATTTTTAACTATTGCTATGGCGCTCTTGTTATTAGAGGTTTTATTGAGAAACACAATTTTACGGAGAATTCCTTAA
- a CDS encoding tetratricopeptide repeat protein — protein MSKSCRVATFFISLCIFAVANLPCFAATDAKKNVKEANRFYKQGKLDEALQKYNDASVALPDSDIVNFNMGTALYKKEDYEKAQDAFTKALTSEDKKLEADALYNLGNCKYKLGKLKENTDLSTTVALLRESLDYYKRAIDLDQKNTDARFNHEFVERELKVLLDKLKQQQSNTDKQKEQEQQQEEQKQGTCPTGKEQGKEDKEKEGSAQEKEQKQQEKEGQEGQSQQEEQAAAEETQQEEQGKELSEEGARALLERYGQEETTPNYEDRRTGAYDREVSKDW, from the coding sequence ATGAGTAAAAGTTGCAGGGTAGCTACATTTTTTATTAGCTTGTGTATTTTTGCGGTTGCGAACTTGCCGTGCTTTGCTGCAACTGATGCTAAGAAAAACGTCAAGGAAGCAAACAGGTTTTACAAACAAGGAAAGCTTGATGAGGCGCTACAGAAATATAATGATGCAAGCGTAGCCCTTCCTGATTCTGATATCGTAAACTTCAACATGGGGACAGCGTTATATAAAAAAGAAGATTACGAGAAGGCGCAAGATGCCTTTACTAAGGCCTTAACCAGCGAAGATAAGAAGCTCGAAGCAGATGCCTTATATAATTTGGGGAATTGCAAATATAAATTGGGTAAGCTTAAAGAAAATACGGATTTATCAACCACCGTAGCACTTTTGCGGGAGTCATTGGATTATTATAAAAGAGCGATAGATTTAGACCAGAAAAATACCGATGCGCGTTTTAACCATGAGTTTGTTGAAAGAGAGCTGAAGGTTTTACTGGATAAATTAAAGCAGCAACAATCTAATACCGATAAACAGAAAGAACAAGAGCAGCAACAGGAGGAACAGAAGCAAGGCACTTGCCCTACGGGTAAAGAACAGGGTAAGGAAGATAAAGAAAAAGAAGGGTCGGCTCAAGAAAAGGAGCAAAAGCAACAAGAAAAAGAAGGTCAAGAGGGGCAGTCGCAACAAGAGGAGCAAGCAGCCGCAGAAGAAACACAACAAGAAGAGCAAGGTAAGGAGTTATCAGAAGAAGGGGCACGCGCGCTTTTAGAGCGCTATGGGCAAGAAGAAACAACGCCAAATTATGAAGATAGGCGCACCGGAGCCTATGATAGGGAAGTATCGAAGGATTGGTAG
- a CDS encoding cytoplasmic protein: MMWDEREDEQDRQFEKMTATHLYCNNCGRSMPVQETLLLVLPDGELYDYRCMQCHESVGTRKETKRPSLEIKGG, encoded by the coding sequence ATGATGTGGGACGAAAGAGAAGACGAGCAGGACCGGCAATTCGAAAAAATGACCGCTACGCATTTGTATTGCAACAATTGCGGCAGGTCAATGCCGGTGCAAGAAACATTACTGTTGGTATTGCCCGATGGTGAATTATATGATTACCGTTGCATGCAATGCCATGAATCAGTTGGCACGCGCAAGGAAACAAAAAGGCCATCTTTAGAAATAAAAGGCGGATAA
- a CDS encoding tetratricopeptide repeat protein, whose amino-acid sequence MRAKNIRNIFILAALFLLLFLEAGFVFDDQETGAFNRANVYYEQGNFDEAIKQYKSIVEEGLESGNLYYNLGNCYFKKGKLGEAIFYYEKARRLIPRDRDLESNYEYACSLIKGGTFSSQESFPARLWNKLFEKLAIDGLTLALSIFFISILISILASLFFAPLKKQALILTAFLGLCFVVGLVGLKGKISRLNKEAIVVVEQADAKFEPMEKATTYFTLYEGMKVEVVESRDNWHKVKRQDKKSGWVQYSAILPF is encoded by the coding sequence ATGAGAGCCAAAAATATCCGAAATATCTTTATTTTAGCTGCGCTATTCTTACTTCTTTTCTTAGAAGCAGGATTTGTTTTTGATGATCAGGAAACAGGGGCTTTTAACCGGGCCAATGTTTATTATGAGCAGGGAAATTTTGACGAGGCAATCAAACAATATAAAAGCATTGTTGAAGAGGGTCTGGAAAGCGGCAATCTCTATTATAATCTCGGCAATTGTTATTTTAAGAAAGGCAAGCTCGGAGAGGCTATTTTTTACTATGAGAAGGCTCGCAGACTGATTCCACGGGACAGGGATTTGGAATCTAATTATGAATACGCTTGCTCGTTGATTAAAGGCGGCACTTTCAGTAGCCAGGAAAGCTTTCCCGCAAGGTTATGGAATAAGCTATTTGAAAAGCTTGCGATTGACGGATTGACTCTCGCACTCAGCATATTTTTTATTTCAATTCTAATTAGCATCTTGGCGAGTCTTTTCTTTGCGCCGCTTAAAAAACAGGCTTTAATTCTTACTGCCTTTTTGGGATTGTGCTTTGTTGTTGGTCTCGTCGGTCTGAAAGGAAAAATTTCTCGCTTAAACAAAGAGGCAATCGTGGTAGTGGAGCAGGCGGATGCCAAATTTGAGCCGATGGAAAAAGCAACAACCTATTTTACTCTCTACGAGGGTATGAAAGTCGAAGTGGTAGAATCCAGAGATAATTGGCATAAAGTCAAACGCCAGGATAAGAAGAGCGGCTGGGTGCAGTATAGCGCAATCCTTCCCTTTTAG
- a CDS encoding protein BatD: MKRALSFTLFFALFLTSVAHASDIQLEATVDRNKIALGEALQLNLTFQGTQNVSAPSIDKIEGFDARYLGPSTMVSIINGAVTSSITHVYTLIPLKTGTFTIGPFSVQAQGKTLTSKPITVEVVSAPTGGQQSAPGQALQEPAPTKIDAEELKDRIFLILSIGKRKAYLSEFVPLTVKLYVNRLGVRDIQFPEIETNDFSIEKFGQPKQYREEFGGVLYDVIEFTTNMFGIKPGDFTLGPVKLKCNLVVRRQAQAHRRTPFDDDFFNGMFNDDIFNDFFGRYEAYPLELKSTEIPITVLSLPQEGKPEGFDGALGNFQLNVEAMPLEVKAGDPIALKMTIKGEGNFDSVKAPRLQSKDGFKVYDPQVKQNENEKIFEQVIIPDSENITHIPQINFSFFNTKTGQYEVLTHEPIPITVLKADEAQTKLIELPQAQVKIAQKEELGRDIIYLKSSPGQFRKIGRYLYQNLGFWLFQILSLIIFLGILIFNLRQQRLITDQRYARRLQAPANAKKGIKEIDRLLREGKTEAFFDTLFKTVREYLADRFHLPAGGITAITIEELAKEKGIAQETLDKIKKIFADCDMARYAPSQFGQKQLEDIFQDLKEIIDYLEKQKA, translated from the coding sequence ATGAAGAGGGCATTATCTTTTACCTTATTTTTTGCGTTATTTTTAACTTCAGTCGCTCATGCTAGTGATATCCAGCTTGAAGCAACGGTTGACCGCAATAAAATAGCGCTTGGCGAAGCGCTCCAGCTTAATCTGACTTTTCAGGGAACGCAGAATGTTTCTGCGCCAAGTATAGATAAAATAGAAGGCTTTGATGCGCGCTATCTTGGGCCTTCTACCATGGTTTCGATTATTAACGGGGCGGTCACAAGTTCCATAACCCACGTTTACACCTTAATTCCTTTAAAGACAGGTACCTTTACCATAGGGCCGTTTTCCGTGCAAGCTCAAGGGAAAACTCTGACTTCTAAGCCGATAACCGTAGAAGTAGTTTCAGCTCCTACTGGAGGCCAACAATCTGCTCCCGGTCAAGCCTTACAAGAACCAGCTCCTACAAAAATAGACGCGGAAGAATTAAAGGATAGAATTTTTTTAATCTTGAGCATAGGAAAAAGAAAAGCATATTTAAGTGAGTTTGTACCGCTAACCGTAAAACTTTATGTAAACCGCTTAGGCGTGCGGGATATTCAGTTCCCCGAAATAGAAACAAACGATTTTTCCATTGAAAAATTTGGTCAGCCAAAACAGTACCGCGAAGAATTTGGCGGTGTCTTGTATGATGTTATTGAGTTCACGACGAATATGTTTGGAATAAAGCCGGGAGATTTTACTTTAGGACCGGTAAAATTAAAGTGTAATTTGGTGGTGCGCAGACAAGCTCAAGCGCACCGGCGAACTCCCTTTGATGATGATTTCTTCAACGGGATGTTCAATGACGACATTTTTAATGATTTCTTCGGTAGATATGAAGCGTATCCCTTAGAGTTAAAATCCACAGAGATTCCGATTACAGTGTTATCTTTACCGCAAGAAGGAAAGCCTGAGGGTTTTGATGGAGCATTGGGTAATTTTCAATTAAATGTTGAAGCAATGCCTCTTGAAGTAAAAGCAGGAGATCCTATTGCCTTGAAAATGACAATAAAGGGAGAGGGGAATTTTGATAGCGTTAAGGCCCCGCGGTTACAATCCAAAGATGGTTTTAAGGTTTATGACCCACAGGTTAAACAGAATGAAAACGAGAAAATTTTTGAACAGGTAATTATTCCGGATTCGGAAAACATAACCCATATCCCGCAGATAAATTTCAGTTTCTTTAATACAAAAACAGGACAATATGAAGTCTTAACGCATGAACCTATTCCGATAACGGTATTGAAAGCCGATGAGGCTCAAACAAAATTGATAGAATTACCCCAAGCTCAGGTTAAGATCGCGCAAAAAGAAGAGCTGGGAAGGGATATAATTTACCTTAAAAGCTCGCCTGGCCAATTCAGGAAAATCGGCCGTTATCTTTATCAAAATTTAGGCTTTTGGCTATTTCAGATATTAAGTCTTATTATATTCTTGGGTATCCTTATTTTTAATCTTAGACAGCAAAGATTAATTACCGATCAACGTTATGCGCGCAGGTTGCAAGCTCCGGCAAATGCAAAAAAAGGCATAAAAGAAATTGACAGGTTATTGCGGGAAGGTAAAACAGAAGCATTTTTTGACACGCTGTTTAAAACGGTCCGAGAATACCTGGCTGATAGATTTCATTTGCCCGCAGGCGGCATAACCGCGATTACCATTGAAGAACTAGCCAAAGAAAAAGGTATTGCCCAAGAGACCTTAGATAAAATAAAGAAAATTTTTGCTGATTGTGATATGGCTAGATACGCGCCCAGCCAATTTGGTCAGAAACAATTAGAAGACATCTTCCAAGACTTGAAAGAGATTATTGATTATCTGGAGAAGCAAAAGGCATGA
- the rpoZ gene encoding DNA-directed RNA polymerase subunit omega, with protein sequence MTREVPLEKVLDKCGNSIYKLVVLASKRAIEISEGQPKLVEADAVAKPSTIALLEIAEGKVRLKEE encoded by the coding sequence ATGACAAGAGAAGTGCCATTAGAGAAAGTTCTAGATAAATGTGGCAATTCTATTTATAAATTGGTGGTTTTAGCTTCTAAGAGGGCTATAGAAATTTCTGAAGGTCAACCCAAGCTTGTAGAGGCAGATGCGGTCGCTAAACCCTCTACCATTGCCTTGCTTGAGATTGCCGAAGGAAAAGTTAGATTGAAGGAAGAATAA
- a CDS encoding MoxR family ATPase — translation MNYTGVTAINEKVKQESSFVISLKQEIEKVIVGQKYLIERLLVGLLANGHMLVEGVPGLAKTLSVKTLSQAINTKFQRIQFTPDLLPADLIGTLVYNPKDGAFTTKKGPIFANIILADEINRAPAKVQSALLEAMQERQVTIGENTFKLDEPFLVMATQNPIEQEGTYPLPEAQVDRFMLKINITYPNKDEERKILKEMSVTDKEIKVSPVVGPDDIKRARKVVNEIYMDEKLENYIIDIVFATREPAKYKLSDLTNLIQYGASPRASIYLTLASKAYAFIQGRGYVTPQDVKSIGPDILRHRVIVSYEAEAEEKTSEDIIKRIFDEVEVP, via the coding sequence ATGAACTATACTGGCGTAACTGCAATAAATGAAAAAGTGAAGCAGGAAAGCAGTTTTGTCATTAGCCTAAAGCAGGAGATTGAAAAGGTTATTGTCGGGCAAAAATATTTGATTGAGCGGCTTTTGGTTGGGCTTTTAGCTAATGGCCACATGCTTGTTGAGGGTGTGCCAGGCCTGGCCAAGACACTTTCTGTAAAAACCCTATCCCAAGCGATCAATACGAAATTCCAGAGAATTCAGTTTACCCCTGACCTTCTGCCCGCGGATTTAATCGGTACGCTTGTTTATAATCCCAAAGATGGGGCCTTCACTACAAAAAAAGGTCCTATCTTTGCGAATATCATTCTAGCCGATGAGATTAACCGCGCTCCGGCAAAAGTGCAGAGCGCACTCTTAGAGGCAATGCAGGAGAGGCAGGTCACTATTGGCGAGAATACTTTTAAATTAGATGAGCCGTTTTTGGTGATGGCTACACAAAACCCGATAGAACAAGAAGGAACTTATCCTTTGCCTGAAGCGCAGGTTGATAGGTTTATGCTAAAAATCAACATCACCTATCCGAATAAAGACGAAGAGCGCAAGATTCTAAAAGAAATGAGTGTAACGGATAAGGAGATAAAGGTTTCTCCTGTAGTCGGACCTGACGATATCAAGCGCGCTCGCAAGGTAGTAAATGAGATTTACATGGATGAGAAGCTTGAGAATTACATCATTGATATTGTATTTGCTACCAGAGAGCCAGCTAAATATAAACTGAGCGATTTAACTAATTTAATCCAATACGGCGCTTCTCCTCGCGCCAGCATTTATTTAACGCTTGCCTCAAAAGCGTATGCTTTTATCCAGGGTAGAGGCTATGTCACGCCACAGGATGTGAAGTCCATTGGTCCGGATATCTTAAGGCACAGAGTTATCGTAAGTTATGAAGCAGAAGCGGAGGAAAAGACATCCGAGGATATTATTAAGAGGATATTTGATGAGGTTGAGGTTCCTTAA
- a CDS encoding DUF58 domain-containing protein yields MIPKEVLQQIRRIQITTSRMVTDVFSGQYQSVFKGRGMEFDEVREYQVGDEIRSIDWNVTARMGHPYIKKFMEERELTVMLLLDLSGSSYFGTVNKLKRQIAAEICSVLAFSAIRNNDKVGLIIFTDKIEKFVPAKKGISHVLRIIREALYFNPQGKKTDIPAALEYLNKVCKRSTVTFIVSDFYDTNFEKPLSIANKRHDLVSITITDPKELDLPNIGMAQFDDPETGKMYNLDTSNEALRRSFRENALKITGERKKTFDRLGVDNVDIRCDIPYNRTLFKFFRMRERRLR; encoded by the coding sequence ATGATCCCTAAAGAAGTCTTACAACAAATAAGGCGCATCCAGATTACTACCTCGCGCATGGTTACTGATGTGTTTTCCGGCCAATATCAAAGCGTATTTAAGGGGCGAGGTATGGAGTTTGATGAGGTAAGGGAGTATCAAGTAGGCGATGAAATACGCTCAATTGATTGGAATGTAACCGCGCGCATGGGTCATCCCTATATCAAAAAGTTTATGGAAGAAAGAGAGCTGACAGTAATGTTGTTATTGGATTTATCCGGCTCTTCCTATTTCGGCACGGTTAATAAACTAAAAAGGCAAATTGCCGCAGAGATTTGCTCAGTCTTGGCTTTTTCGGCAATCCGCAATAACGATAAAGTAGGGCTGATTATTTTTACCGATAAAATCGAGAAATTTGTCCCAGCAAAAAAAGGAATAAGCCATGTGCTGCGTATCATTAGAGAGGCGTTGTATTTTAACCCGCAAGGCAAAAAAACGGACATTCCCGCGGCCTTAGAATATCTCAATAAAGTATGCAAACGCAGCACGGTTACTTTTATCGTATCTGACTTTTATGATACTAACTTTGAGAAGCCGCTTTCCATTGCCAATAAGCGCCATGACCTGGTAAGTATTACCATAACCGACCCCAAAGAACTGGATTTGCCTAATATTGGCATGGCACAATTCGATGATCCGGAAACCGGCAAGATGTATAATCTGGATACCTCAAATGAAGCCTTGCGCCGCTCTTTCCGGGAAAACGCCTTAAAGATAACAGGCGAACGCAAGAAAACATTTGATAGATTGGGGGTAGATAATGTAGATATTCGCTGCGATATCCCCTACAACCGCACCTTATTTAAATTTTTCCGCATGCGGGAAAGGAGGCTACGTTAA
- a CDS encoding 1-acyl-sn-glycerol-3-phosphate acyltransferase — translation MDIGKCIYRVSQGLFFVILKLFFRLEIKGKENIPQKGPAILVANHFSLLDPFVVTCCTNRIIHWLVASWVFCIKPFSFFAKRVPFFKVEPGKGNNKEALKQATNLLSQNRIIGVFPEGKLSRSGELNPFFSGAAYIGIKSKAPIIPLYIDGTYKAFRRVNNFLKWPKICVIIGEKFSLNGVYNLVYKEDIEKGSEFIKNRIAGLKKEVKT, via the coding sequence ATGGACATTGGTAAATGTATCTACCGAGTTTCTCAAGGTTTATTTTTTGTAATTTTAAAGTTATTTTTCAGACTAGAGATAAAGGGAAAAGAAAATATACCCCAAAAAGGCCCTGCCATATTGGTTGCCAATCATTTTAGCCTTCTCGATCCGTTCGTAGTTACCTGCTGCACAAACCGCATAATCCATTGGTTAGTAGCAAGTTGGGTTTTTTGCATTAAACCTTTCTCTTTTTTTGCCAAACGAGTCCCCTTTTTTAAAGTAGAACCGGGTAAAGGCAATAATAAAGAAGCGCTGAAACAGGCTACGAATCTTTTAAGCCAAAATCGGATTATCGGCGTATTCCCTGAAGGTAAATTATCAAGGAGCGGAGAATTAAATCCCTTCTTTTCCGGCGCTGCTTATATAGGAATTAAATCCAAAGCTCCCATTATCCCTTTGTATATAGATGGCACTTATAAAGCATTTAGGCGAGTTAATAATTTTTTGAAATGGCCTAAAATTTGCGTTATAATTGGAGAGAAATTTTCTCTTAATGGGGTTTATAACCTTGTTTATAAAGAAGATATTGAAAAAGGCAGCGAATTTATTAAAAATAGAATTGCTGGGTTAAAAAAGGAGGTCAAGACATGA
- a CDS encoding PilZ domain-containing protein, translating to MNEERRAFKRLPVELKTHCIRNLCGKSHEYFPSFAKNISFQGMHLISSKDIGIGERLDFALEVPIYFIPLLLHGEAKWVIHKNGLNNNVVCGFKFFKMEPIDYKRLKNYLISIEKEYFSSLNEAASIREDAGILQEV from the coding sequence ATGAACGAAGAAAGAAGAGCATTTAAAAGGCTACCTGTAGAATTGAAAACCCACTGTATCAGAAACCTCTGCGGGAAATCCCATGAATATTTCCCGTCTTTCGCGAAAAATATCTCATTTCAAGGTATGCATCTTATCTCTTCTAAGGATATCGGGATAGGCGAACGTTTAGATTTTGCCTTAGAGGTTCCTATCTACTTTATACCGCTCTTGCTTCATGGAGAAGCTAAATGGGTAATACATAAAAATGGCCTGAATAATAACGTCGTGTGCGGTTTTAAATTCTTTAAAATGGAGCCAATTGATTATAAGAGATTGAAAAATTACTTAATCTCAATTGAAAAAGAATATTTCTCCTCTCTCAATGAAGCAGCTTCTATCCGGGAAGATGCTGGTATCTTACAGGAGGTTTGA
- a CDS encoding VWA domain-containing protein, producing MRFANMQAAHLFWLIIALIGFFFWVNARRKKSLEAFADKNLLATLLASFDIRKYRLKQVLIIVVFSLAAFSFMQPQWGFKWQEIKRKGLDILVAVDVSKSMLAEDIKPNRLERTKLALADFVKHLKGDRIGLIAFSGTAFVQCPLTVDYGGFLLSVDALDINTIPKGGTSISSAIRQAMESYEGGLKKYKVLIIITDGEDHEGDPVKAAELAQKEGIKIFCIGIGTNEGELIPVTDESGDKAFLKDRSGAVVKSRLDEATLQKIALATAGSYVRASAKEFGLDLIYKEKLSEMEKRELETKMAKQHEERFQIPLSIAFFLLAVEFLLSDRKKAL from the coding sequence ATGAGATTTGCCAATATGCAAGCAGCTCATCTTTTTTGGTTGATTATAGCCTTGATAGGTTTCTTTTTCTGGGTAAACGCAAGGAGAAAAAAATCTCTGGAAGCCTTTGCCGATAAAAATCTGTTAGCTACGCTCCTTGCTTCTTTCGATATTCGTAAATACAGATTAAAACAGGTTTTGATTATCGTTGTTTTCTCATTAGCAGCTTTTTCTTTTATGCAGCCGCAATGGGGGTTTAAGTGGCAGGAGATAAAACGCAAAGGCTTGGATATATTGGTAGCGGTAGATGTATCCAAGAGCATGCTTGCAGAGGACATAAAGCCAAATCGCCTGGAACGCACAAAATTGGCATTGGCAGATTTTGTCAAGCACCTTAAAGGCGACCGCATTGGCCTGATTGCTTTCTCCGGAACCGCTTTTGTGCAATGCCCCCTGACAGTGGATTATGGCGGATTTCTTTTATCTGTAGACGCGCTTGATATAAATACCATCCCTAAGGGCGGAACCTCAATTTCCAGCGCGATTCGGCAGGCGATGGAAAGTTATGAGGGCGGACTTAAGAAATATAAGGTGTTGATTATTATTACTGACGGCGAGGATCATGAGGGAGATCCGGTTAAGGCTGCTGAATTGGCTCAAAAAGAAGGCATAAAGATATTTTGCATAGGCATAGGCACAAACGAGGGCGAGTTGATACCGGTAACTGATGAAAGTGGTGATAAAGCCTTTTTAAAGGATAGAAGCGGAGCGGTGGTCAAGAGCCGCCTTGATGAAGCAACTCTGCAAAAAATAGCTCTGGCTACGGCGGGGAGTTATGTGCGCGCAAGCGCCAAAGAGTTCGGGTTAGACTTAATTTATAAAGAGAAACTTTCGGAAATGGAAAAGAGAGAACTTGAGACCAAGATGGCTAAGCAGCATGAGGAGCGTTTTCAGATTCCACTGTCCATTGCTTTCTTTCTTTTGGCAGTCGAATTTCTCTTAAGCGATAGGAAGAAGGCGTTATGA
- the groL gene encoding chaperonin GroEL: protein MAKQLSFGEEARQKILKGVEKLSDAVVVTLGPKGRNVVLDKKFGSPTITKDGVTVAKEIELEDAYENMGAQMVKEVAEKTSDTAGDGTTTATLLTHSIYKEGMKNVTAGANPMGLKRGIDKAVEVVIDELKRMAKPIKDKKETSQIATISANGDETIGNLLADAMDKVGKDGVVTVEEAKSMATTLDVVEGMQFDQGYLSPYFVTDAERMECVLEEPYILIYEKKISAVKDIIPLLEKTAQQGKPLLIISEEVEGEALATLVVNKIRGTLNVCAVKAPGYGDRRKAMLEDIAILTGGRAIAEDLGIKLENVQMSDLGKAKRIKVDKENTTIIEGAGKTSDIKGRIEQIKKEIDKTDSDYDREKLQERLAKLSGGVAVVNVGAATETEMKEKKARVEDALHATRAAVEEGIVPGGGVALLRSIPRVESLKLEGDEKIGVDIVRRALEEPIRQIAQNAGVEGVVVAQKVKDEKGAFGYNAETGEYTDLIKAGVIDPVKVVRLAIQNASSIAGLMLTTEAVVCELPEKEKMPPMPPSPHGDY, encoded by the coding sequence ATGGCGAAACAACTTTCTTTTGGCGAAGAAGCCAGACAGAAAATATTAAAAGGTGTAGAGAAATTATCTGATGCAGTAGTAGTTACCTTAGGTCCCAAAGGCCGTAATGTAGTTTTGGATAAGAAGTTTGGCTCACCGACCATTACCAAAGACGGCGTTACGGTAGCGAAAGAAATCGAGCTTGAGGATGCCTATGAGAATATGGGTGCTCAAATGGTTAAGGAAGTGGCTGAAAAGACATCTGATACTGCGGGTGATGGTACGACCACAGCGACACTTTTGACTCACTCAATCTATAAGGAAGGCATGAAAAACGTCACTGCTGGCGCAAATCCCATGGGTCTTAAAAGAGGCATAGACAAAGCAGTGGAAGTGGTCATTGATGAGCTTAAACGGATGGCAAAGCCTATTAAAGATAAGAAAGAAACCAGTCAAATTGCCACTATTTCAGCCAATGGCGATGAAACCATAGGGAATCTCTTGGCTGATGCTATGGATAAAGTAGGTAAGGATGGGGTGGTTACTGTAGAAGAAGCAAAGTCCATGGCCACAACCCTTGATGTAGTCGAAGGTATGCAATTTGACCAGGGGTATCTATCTCCTTACTTTGTGACCGATGCTGAAAGAATGGAGTGTGTGTTAGAAGAGCCGTATATTTTAATCTATGAGAAAAAAATATCGGCGGTAAAAGACATTATTCCATTGTTGGAAAAAACTGCTCAGCAAGGCAAGCCCCTACTGATTATTTCAGAAGAGGTTGAAGGCGAGGCCTTGGCAACCTTGGTAGTTAACAAGATCAGGGGTACGCTTAATGTCTGCGCAGTCAAGGCTCCTGGCTATGGCGATAGGCGAAAGGCAATGCTTGAAGACATAGCCATTCTCACCGGAGGAAGGGCGATTGCCGAGGACTTAGGGATCAAATTAGAGAATGTCCAAATGTCTGATTTAGGCAAAGCCAAGCGAATCAAAGTGGATAAGGAGAATACCACTATTATTGAAGGAGCGGGCAAAACCTCCGATATTAAAGGAAGAATTGAACAGATCAAGAAGGAAATTGATAAAACCGATTCTGATTATGACCGGGAGAAACTCCAAGAGCGTTTGGCAAAGCTCTCGGGTGGGGTGGCGGTAGTTAATGTGGGCGCTGCCACTGAAACTGAGATGAAAGAAAAGAAGGCGCGCGTAGAAGATGCACTTCATGCGACAAGGGCAGCAGTTGAAGAGGGTATTGTCCCGGGCGGCGGAGTAGCGCTTTTAAGGTCGATTCCTCGTGTTGAATCTCTTAAGCTTGAAGGTGATGAGAAAATCGGGGTTGATATTGTGAGGCGGGCCCTGGAAGAGCCAATCAGGCAGATTGCCCAGAATGCTGGGGTGGAAGGCGTGGTAGTAGCTCAAAAAGTCAAGGACGAAAAAGGCGCCTTTGGTTACAATGCCGAAACAGGCGAATACACTGATTTAATCAAGGCAGGGGTAATTGATCCGGTAAAAGTGGTCAGGCTGGCCATACAAAATGCTTCAAGCATTGCCGGGCTTATGCTTACCACCGAAGCAGTAGTGTGTGAACTTCCGGAAAAAGAAAAGATGCCACCTATGCCGCCATCGCCGCACGGTGACTATTAA